A stretch of Enterobacter cloacae complex sp. ECNIH7 DNA encodes these proteins:
- the hycE gene encoding formate hydrogenlyase subunit HycE encodes MSEEKKGQQYLAALHQAFPGVVLEDSWQTKDQVTVTIKVNYLPEVVEFLYYQQGGWLSVLFGNDERQLCGNYAVYYVMSMEQGEKCWLTVRVEVDPAKPEYPSVTPRVPAAVWGEREVRDMYGLVPVGLPDERRLVLPDDWPDELYPLRKDSMDYRQRPAPTTDSETYEFINELGSKKNNVVPIGPLHVTSDEPGHFRLFVDGENIIDADYRLFYVHRGMEKLAETRMGYNEVTFLSDRVCGICGFAHSTAYTTSVENGMGIVVPERAQMIRAILLEVERLHSHLLNLGLACHFVGFDSGFMQFFRVREASMKMAEILTGARKTYGLNLIGGIRRDLLKDDMIQTRQLAQQMRRDVQELVDMLLSTPNIEQRTVGIGRLDPEIARDFSNVGPMVRASGHARDTRADHPFVGYGLLPMTVHSEQGCDVISRLKVRINEVFTALNMIDFGLDNLPGGPLMVEGFTYIPNRFALGFAEAPRGDDIHWSMTGDNQKLYRWRCRAATYANWPTLRYMLRGNTVSDAPLIIGSLDPCYSCTDRMTVVDVRKKKSQVVPYKELERYSIERKNSPLK; translated from the coding sequence ATGTCTGAAGAAAAGAAAGGTCAGCAGTATCTCGCCGCGTTGCATCAGGCTTTCCCCGGCGTGGTGCTGGAGGACTCCTGGCAAACCAAAGACCAGGTAACCGTCACCATTAAGGTGAACTATCTGCCGGAAGTGGTCGAGTTTCTGTACTACCAGCAGGGCGGCTGGCTGTCGGTGCTGTTCGGCAACGACGAGCGCCAGCTGTGCGGCAACTATGCGGTGTACTACGTGATGTCGATGGAGCAGGGCGAAAAGTGCTGGCTCACCGTGCGCGTCGAAGTCGACCCGGCTAAGCCGGAATATCCGTCCGTCACGCCGCGCGTGCCCGCCGCCGTCTGGGGCGAGCGCGAGGTGCGCGACATGTACGGCCTGGTGCCGGTCGGCCTGCCGGACGAGCGCCGCCTGGTGCTGCCGGACGACTGGCCGGACGAACTCTATCCGCTGCGCAAAGACAGCATGGACTACCGCCAGCGCCCGGCGCCGACCACTGACAGCGAAACCTACGAATTCATCAACGAGCTGGGCAGCAAGAAGAACAACGTGGTGCCGATCGGCCCGCTGCACGTCACCTCTGACGAACCGGGCCACTTCCGCCTGTTCGTCGACGGCGAGAACATCATCGACGCCGACTACCGCCTGTTCTACGTCCACCGCGGCATGGAAAAGCTGGCGGAAACCCGCATGGGCTACAACGAGGTGACGTTCCTCTCTGACCGCGTGTGCGGCATCTGCGGCTTCGCCCACAGCACCGCCTACACCACCTCGGTGGAGAACGGCATGGGGATCGTGGTGCCGGAGCGCGCGCAGATGATCCGCGCCATTCTGCTGGAGGTGGAGCGCCTGCACTCGCACCTGCTGAACCTCGGCCTGGCCTGCCACTTCGTCGGCTTTGACTCCGGGTTTATGCAGTTCTTCCGCGTGCGCGAGGCGTCAATGAAGATGGCGGAGATCCTCACCGGGGCGCGTAAAACCTACGGCCTGAACCTGATCGGCGGGATCCGCCGCGACCTGCTGAAGGACGACATGATCCAGACCCGCCAGCTGGCGCAGCAGATGCGCCGCGACGTGCAGGAGCTGGTGGACATGCTGCTCAGCACGCCAAACATCGAGCAGCGCACCGTCGGCATCGGCCGCCTTGACCCGGAAATTGCCCGCGACTTCAGCAACGTCGGCCCGATGGTGCGCGCCAGCGGCCACGCCCGCGACACGCGCGCCGATCACCCGTTCGTCGGCTACGGCCTGCTGCCGATGACCGTGCACAGCGAGCAGGGCTGCGACGTCATCTCGCGCCTCAAGGTGCGTATCAACGAGGTGTTCACCGCCCTGAACATGATCGACTTCGGCCTCGATAACCTTCCCGGCGGCCCGCTGATGGTGGAGGGCTTTACCTACATTCCGAACCGCTTTGCCCTCGGCTTTGCCGAAGCGCCGCGCGGGGACGATATCCACTGGAGCATGACCGGCGACAACCAGAAGCTCTACCGCTGGCGCTGCCGCGCGGCCACCTACGCCAACTGGCCAACCCTGCGCTATATGCTGCGCGGCAACACGGTTTCCGATGCGCCGCTGATCATCGGCAGCCTCGACCCGTGCTACTCGTGCACCGACCGCATGACCGTGGTGGACGTGCGCAAGAAGAAAAGCCAGGTGGTGCCGTATAAAGAGCTTGAGCGCTACAGCATCGAGCGTAAAAACTCGCCGCTGAAATAA
- a CDS encoding formate hydrogenlyase complex iron-sulfur subunit has protein sequence MFTFIKKVIKTGTQTSSYPLEPMPVDKNFRGKPEHNPQQCIGCAACVNACPSNALTVETDLKTGELAWQFNLGRCIFCGRCEEVCPTVAIRLSQEYELAVWKKEDFLQQSRFDLCSCRVCRRPFAVQKEIDYAIALLQHNGDARAEHHRESFETCPECKRQKCLLPSDRIDITRHMREAS, from the coding sequence ATGTTTACCTTTATCAAAAAAGTAATCAAAACGGGCACGCAGACCAGCAGCTATCCGCTGGAGCCGATGCCGGTGGATAAAAACTTTCGCGGCAAGCCGGAGCACAACCCGCAGCAATGCATCGGCTGCGCGGCCTGCGTCAACGCCTGCCCGTCGAACGCCTTAACGGTCGAAACGGATCTCAAAACCGGCGAACTGGCCTGGCAGTTTAACCTCGGGCGCTGCATCTTCTGCGGCCGCTGCGAGGAGGTCTGCCCGACGGTCGCCATTCGCCTGTCGCAGGAGTACGAGCTGGCGGTGTGGAAGAAGGAGGACTTCCTCCAGCAGTCGCGCTTTGACCTGTGCAGCTGCCGCGTGTGCAGGCGCCCGTTCGCCGTGCAAAAAGAGATCGACTACGCCATCGCGCTGCTGCAGCACAACGGTGACGCCCGCGCGGAGCACCACCGCGAAAGCTTTGAAACCTGCCCGGAGTGCAAGCGTCAGAAGTGCCTGCTGCCGTCCGACCGTATTGATATTACCCGCCATATGAGAGAGGCCAGCTGA
- the hycI gene encoding hydrogenase maturation peptidase HycI produces MTDVLLCVGNSMMGDDGAGPLLAEMCAANPQGSWVVIDGGSAPENDVVAIRELHPDRLLIVDATDMGLNPGEIRLIDPNDIAEMFMMTTHNMPLNYLVDQIKDDVGEVLFLGIQPDIVGFYYPMTPPVKEAVERVYSRLAEWVGDGGFSQL; encoded by the coding sequence GTGACTGACGTTTTACTGTGTGTCGGCAACAGCATGATGGGCGACGACGGCGCGGGCCCGCTGCTGGCAGAGATGTGCGCCGCGAATCCGCAGGGCAGCTGGGTGGTGATTGACGGCGGCAGCGCGCCGGAAAACGACGTGGTCGCCATTCGCGAGCTCCATCCGGACAGGCTGTTGATTGTGGATGCCACCGATATGGGGCTGAACCCGGGCGAAATCCGCCTGATTGACCCGAACGACATCGCCGAGATGTTTATGATGACCACCCACAATATGCCGCTGAACTACCTGGTCGATCAGATTAAAGACGACGTGGGCGAGGTGCTCTTTTTGGGGATTCAGCCGGACATCGTTGGGTTTTATTACCCGATGACGCCGCCGGTGAAGGAGGCGGTGGAACGGGTCTATTCACGGCTTGCGGAGTGGGTTGGGGATGGAGGTTTTTCTCAGCTCTGA
- a CDS encoding respiratory chain complex I subunit 1 family protein, with protein MSLLLAILQALVLFAAAPLLSGITRVARARMHNRRGPGVLQEYRDLFKLLSRQSVAPDAAGWVFRLTPFVMVGVMLTIATALPVVTVASPLPVLGDLITLIYLFAIARFFFAIAGLDTGSPFTGIGASREAMLGVLVEPILLLGLWVAAQVAGSTHISFITHTVYHWPVSRSIPLVLALCACAFATFIEMGKLPFDLAEAEQELQEGPLTEYSGYGFAVLKWGISLKQLVVLQMFVGVFFPWGQMTHFSAGGLMLAVVVAAFKLLVGVLVIALFENSMARLRFVETSRITWAGFGFAFLAFVSLLVA; from the coding sequence ATGAGTCTGTTACTGGCAATTCTTCAGGCGCTGGTGCTGTTCGCCGCTGCGCCGCTGCTTTCGGGCATCACGCGCGTGGCGCGCGCCCGGATGCACAACCGTCGCGGGCCCGGGGTGCTCCAGGAGTACCGCGATCTCTTTAAACTGCTCTCCCGTCAGAGCGTCGCGCCGGATGCCGCAGGCTGGGTCTTCCGCCTGACGCCGTTTGTGATGGTGGGTGTGATGCTGACCATCGCCACCGCGCTGCCGGTGGTGACGGTGGCGTCGCCGCTGCCCGTGCTTGGCGATCTGATCACGCTGATTTACCTCTTCGCCATCGCCCGCTTCTTCTTTGCGATTGCGGGCCTGGACACCGGGAGCCCGTTTACCGGCATCGGTGCCAGCCGCGAGGCGATGCTCGGCGTGCTGGTCGAGCCGATTCTGCTGCTGGGGCTGTGGGTCGCCGCGCAGGTCGCGGGTTCCACCCACATCAGCTTTATCACCCACACCGTTTACCACTGGCCGGTGTCCCGCTCGATCCCGCTGGTGCTGGCGCTGTGCGCCTGCGCGTTCGCCACGTTTATTGAGATGGGCAAACTGCCGTTCGATCTGGCGGAAGCCGAGCAGGAGCTGCAGGAAGGGCCGCTTACCGAGTACAGCGGCTACGGCTTCGCGGTGCTGAAGTGGGGCATCAGCCTCAAACAGCTGGTGGTGCTGCAGATGTTTGTCGGCGTCTTCTTCCCGTGGGGGCAGATGACGCACTTCTCCGCGGGCGGTCTGATGCTGGCCGTCGTGGTTGCCGCCTTCAAGCTGCTGGTCGGCGTGCTGGTGATTGCCCTGTTCGAAAACAGCATGGCGCGCCTGCGTTTTGTGGAAACGTCGCGCATCACCTGGGCCGGTTTTGGTTTTGCATTTTTAGCGTTCGTCTCCTTGCTGGTGGCGTGA
- a CDS encoding NADH-quinone oxidoreductase subunit B family protein — protein MENLLGPRDANGIPVPMTVEESIASMKASLLKKIKRSAYVYRVDCGGCNGCEIEIFATLSPLFDAERFGIKVVPSPRHADILLFTGAVTRAMRSPALRAWQSAPDPKICISYGACGNSGGIFHDLYCVWGGTDKIVPVDVYIPGCPPTPAATLYGFAMALGLLEQKIHAREPGELDNRPAAILHPDMVQPLRVKIDRTARRLAGYRYGRQIADDYLRLLSQGDHQVARWLEAENDPRLNEIVANLNSIVDEARIR, from the coding sequence ATGGAAAACCTACTGGGCCCGCGAGACGCTAACGGCATTCCGGTGCCGATGACGGTGGAGGAGTCCATCGCCAGCATGAAGGCGTCGCTGCTGAAAAAAATCAAACGCTCGGCCTACGTCTACCGCGTGGACTGCGGCGGCTGCAACGGCTGCGAGATTGAGATCTTCGCTACGCTGTCGCCGCTGTTTGACGCCGAGCGCTTCGGCATCAAAGTGGTGCCGTCCCCGCGTCATGCGGACATTCTGCTGTTTACCGGGGCCGTCACCCGCGCCATGCGCTCGCCCGCTCTGCGCGCCTGGCAGTCCGCGCCGGATCCTAAAATCTGCATCTCCTACGGGGCCTGCGGCAACAGCGGCGGTATCTTCCACGACCTTTACTGCGTCTGGGGCGGCACCGACAAAATCGTGCCGGTGGACGTCTACATTCCGGGCTGCCCGCCAACGCCTGCCGCGACGCTGTACGGCTTCGCGATGGCGTTGGGCCTGCTGGAGCAGAAAATCCACGCCCGCGAGCCGGGCGAGCTGGACAACCGGCCTGCGGCCATCCTGCACCCGGACATGGTCCAGCCGCTGCGGGTGAAGATTGACCGCACGGCGCGCAGGCTGGCGGGCTATCGCTACGGGCGTCAGATTGCCGATGATTATCTGCGCCTGCTGAGCCAGGGCGACCATCAGGTGGCGCGCTGGCTGGAGGCGGAAAACGATCCACGTCTCAATGAGATCGTGGCGAACCTGAACAGCATCGTGGATGAGGCGCGTATCCGATGA
- a CDS encoding formate hydrogenlyase maturation HycH family protein translates to MSETVVFSQLSRKFIDENDATPDAAQQVVYYSLAIGHHLGVIDCLEAALSCPWPEYLAWIATLEEGSTARRKMEGVPKYGEIVIDANHIAMLANAFDAALGRQTPEQQAWSKTLLGMLHDIHQESAIYLMVRRLRD, encoded by the coding sequence ATGAGTGAAACGGTGGTGTTCAGCCAGCTGAGCCGTAAGTTTATTGATGAGAACGATGCCACGCCCGACGCGGCGCAGCAGGTGGTCTATTACAGCCTGGCGATTGGGCATCACCTCGGGGTGATTGACTGCCTGGAGGCGGCGCTGAGCTGCCCGTGGCCCGAGTACCTGGCATGGATCGCCACGCTGGAGGAGGGCAGTACGGCGCGGCGCAAGATGGAGGGCGTGCCGAAGTACGGCGAGATCGTCATCGACGCCAACCACATTGCGATGCTCGCCAACGCCTTTGACGCGGCGCTCGGCAGGCAAACCCCCGAGCAGCAGGCGTGGAGCAAAACGCTGCTCGGCATGCTGCACGATATTCATCAGGAGAGCGCCATCTACCTGATGGTGAGGAGATTACGTGACTGA
- a CDS encoding 6-phospho-beta-glucosidase: MSVFPQGFLWGGALAANQSEGAYREGGKGLTTVDMIPHGANRLAVKIGKEKRFSLRDDEFYPSHEAIDFYHRYKEDIALMAEMGFTVFRTSIAWSRLYPNGDEPLPNKEGIAFYRAVFEECKKYNIEPLVTLCHFDVPMHLVTEYGSWRNRRMVDFFARYARTCFEEFNGLVKYWLTFNEINIMLHSPFSGAGLVFEEGENEDQVKYQAAHHELVASALATKIAHEVNPENQVGCMLAGGNFYPYSCKPEDVWMALEKDRENLFFIDVQARGSYPAYSARVFREKGVVIVKDPGDDELLKNTVDFVSFSYYASRCASADMNAGNTSAANIVKSLRNPHIQVSEWGWGIDPLGLRITMNMMYDRYQKPLFLVENGLGAKDVVDENGEINDDYRISYLREHIRAMGDAIEDGVPLMGYTTWGCIDLVAASTGEMSKRYGFVYVDRDDVGNGTLDRKRKKSFWWYKKVIASNGADLE; this comes from the coding sequence ATGTCTGTTTTTCCACAAGGATTTTTATGGGGCGGCGCGCTTGCCGCCAACCAGAGTGAAGGTGCTTACCGTGAAGGCGGCAAAGGACTAACGACCGTCGATATGATCCCCCACGGCGCGAATCGTCTGGCGGTGAAGATCGGTAAGGAAAAGCGTTTTTCGCTGCGTGACGACGAGTTCTACCCGAGCCACGAAGCGATTGATTTTTACCATCGCTACAAAGAAGACATCGCCCTGATGGCGGAGATGGGCTTTACGGTGTTCCGCACCTCCATTGCCTGGAGCCGCCTCTACCCGAACGGCGACGAACCGCTGCCGAACAAAGAGGGCATTGCCTTCTATCGCGCGGTGTTCGAGGAGTGCAAAAAGTACAACATCGAGCCGCTGGTGACGCTCTGCCACTTCGACGTGCCGATGCACCTGGTGACGGAATACGGCTCCTGGCGCAACCGCAGGATGGTCGATTTCTTCGCCCGCTACGCCCGCACCTGCTTTGAAGAATTTAACGGGCTGGTGAAATACTGGCTGACCTTCAACGAAATCAACATCATGCTGCACAGCCCGTTCTCCGGCGCGGGGCTTGTGTTTGAGGAAGGTGAAAACGAAGACCAGGTGAAATACCAGGCCGCGCACCACGAGCTGGTGGCAAGCGCGCTGGCGACCAAAATCGCCCACGAGGTGAACCCGGAAAACCAGGTGGGCTGCATGCTGGCGGGCGGCAATTTCTACCCCTACTCCTGCAAGCCGGAAGACGTGTGGATGGCGCTGGAGAAAGACCGCGAGAACCTGTTCTTCATCGACGTGCAGGCGCGCGGTAGCTATCCGGCCTACTCCGCCCGCGTGTTCCGCGAGAAAGGCGTGGTGATTGTGAAAGATCCCGGCGACGACGAGCTGTTAAAAAACACCGTCGACTTTGTCTCGTTCAGCTATTACGCCTCGCGCTGCGCGTCGGCGGATATGAACGCGGGTAACACCAGCGCGGCGAACATCGTGAAGTCCCTGCGTAACCCGCATATTCAGGTGAGCGAATGGGGCTGGGGCATCGACCCGCTCGGCCTGCGCATCACCATGAACATGATGTACGACCGCTACCAGAAGCCGCTGTTCCTGGTGGAAAACGGCCTGGGGGCAAAAGATGTCGTTGATGAAAACGGCGAGATTAACGACGACTACCGCATCAGCTATCTGCGCGAGCATATCCGCGCGATGGGCGACGCGATTGAGGACGGCGTGCCGCTGATGGGTTACACCACCTGGGGCTGTATCGACCTGGTGGCCGCCTCAACGGGCGAGATGAGCAAGCGCTACGGGTTTGTGTACGTCGACCGGGACGATGTAGGAAACGGCACACTGGACCGCAAGCGCAAGAAATCGTTCTGGTGGTATAAGAAGGTGATTGCGAGTAACGGGGCGGATCTCGAGTAG